A window of Paraburkholderia sp. ZP32-5 genomic DNA:
CGAGCCTTGGTGTTCCGAGCTTGAACCACGCCTTCGTGATTTTGCCGTTTTCGACTTCATAGATTGCGAGTACGTCGACTTCGCCCGGACCTTCGGCAAAGGTACGTTGAACAATCTCGTGATCCACGACCAGATTGTCGATAACGCTGCGCTGGATCAGCTTGCCGAACAGATTGGGTTCCTTGAATCGCGCGACGTGGCGCTCGCGAATCTGCGCTGTTCCGCGCGCAAGCAGTCGCGATGGGAATTCATAGTATTCGCAGTCGTCGGCCCAGTGAGCGATGAATGCGTCGATGTCGCGCGCGTTGTACGCGTCGAGCTGCTGCTGGACGGGAATCTCGACGGCTGTCGTCGATACGGGAGATGCAGTCATGGTTGGCGATCGTCCTTGTCGGATCGAGCGAAGCCGCCCGCTGAAATTCGTCGCGACGGGGGCTTCTAAAAAATTAAATTAGTGGCTACAATGGCGCCCCTCTGCCCAGGTGGCGAAATTGGTAGACGCACTATCTTGAGGGGGTAGCGCCGCAAGGCGTGTGGGTTCAAATCCCGCCCTGGGCACCATTTCAAATCGTTCAACTGCCGCGTGCATTCTTCAGACAACCGCGGACTTGCCAGTCTATCGCGTTGTCTTTCGCCTGTCCGAAAGTCCGCTACTCACGCCCCCGCAATTCCCCAATCTCCTCTCCCACGCGCCGCACGAGCTGCGCGAAGATCTGCAATGCCGGCGCCGGGCGCGTTTCGGCGCGCGTAACGAGTCCCACCGCGGGCATCGTCCATTCATTCAGCGCTTCGAGTACAGCCAGCACGCCGAGTTTCTGATATTCGACCGCGATCTGATGCGGCAGAAACGCAAGCCAGTCGGTTTCCTGCAGCACTTGAAGGTTCACGAGTACCGAAACGGATTCCACTTTGGGAATTGGCGAAGGAATCTGACAGTCAGCAAAGAAGCTGCGGATCGATGCACGCAGCGGCGCGTCCGCGCCGGGAAAGATCCAGTCGGCGGCGGCCAGCATGGCCGGCGTGATCTTCTTGCGCTTCGCGAGCGGATGCCCAGCGCGCGCGACGATGCAAACGTCTTCCTCGAATAGCACCTCACGGCAGAACGGCGCGGCGGCCGTTCCTTCTCCGAGCCTGCCGACGATGCAGTCGAGCTTTCCCTGCGCGAGCCCGGCAAGCATCCAGTCGAGCGCGCCCTCGTGAAACTCGGTGACGACGCGCGGCGCCTCCTTGTCCATCAGCGCAAGCACGCGGGTCAGCAAGCCTGGAATCGCAACCGGCATGATGCCGACGCGCACTTTTCCCTGTGCGCCATTGGCGAGCAGTTCGAGATCGCCGCCGAGCTTTTGCATTTCGCTCAGCATGATGCGTGCGTGATCGATGACGATCTGCGTCGCCGCGGTGGGCCGCAAGCCATGCGAATAACGCTCGAACAGACGTGTTCCAAACAGTTCTTCCAGCTCACGCAGTGCCTTGCTCGCCGCGGGCTGTGTCATATGCAGGCGATCGGCGGCCCGATGGATGCTCAGCGTATCCGCGAGCGCTACCAGTAGCGCGAGATGACGCGCTCTCAATCGCGCGAGTAGATGCTGTTCGACGACGCTCATGGAATACCCCGATATCAGGAAGTTATCGCCCCCCGAAAACAAAGCATTACTGTGCGTCGGGATCTTCATGTCATTTTATCGCCGTGCATCAATCATTCAACGAGTCGATAAAAAACGGAGACATCTGTGCGTTACGCGTTACGTCAATTTGCCCTTCTGCTCGCATTCATCGCGGCTTCGAGCTGTGCCACAACTTTCGCCGCGACGATGAAAGTCACGCTTCTCGGTACGGGCACTCCCATTCTCAACATCAATCGTTTCGGCATTAGCGTGCTCGTCGAGGCGGGTACTCAAAAGCTGCTGTTCGATGCCGGACGCGGCGCCGCGATGCGCTTGCATCAGCAACAGGTGCCATTGCGCGATCTCTCCGCGATCTTTATCAGCCTGCTGAATTCCGACCATATCACCGGATTACCGGATATTTACGCCACCGCACCACTGCCGACGGATGACGGACGTCTGCGCAAGCCAATGCTTCTATTCGGCCCGGACGGCATCGATAACGTCGCGCGCGGCACCGAACGGTTCTTCAAGGATCAGAACCGCATGCGCATGCTGGAAGGCGAGGTAGTAGAGCCGGCCACGCATATCATCGCGAAACGCGTCGAGCCGGGTGTCGTCTACGAGAAAGACGGCGTGAAGGTGATTGCGTTTCTGATCGAGCATGGTCATGTGAAACCGGACTATGGTTACCGCGTCGAATACAGCGGCCATGCGGTGGTTGTCACTGACGACACAACCTATTCGGCGAATCTGGTTGCACACGCAAAAGATGCCGATCTGCTCGTGCAGAGTGTTGCAATCGGTAGCCGTGCACTCGAGAAGGCCGCGCCCGACTATGTGAATCATTTCTATGGCTATCTCGCGAGTCCGGAGAAGGCGGCACGGATTCTCAAGGAAGCGCAGCCGAAGCTGGCGGTATTCGCGCACATCTCGCTCTATAGCAAACCCGGAATACCGCGCGCGAGTGTCGACGAATTGCGTGAACGGATTCGGTCAGTCTATGACGGCAAGTTCGTTATCGGCGAGGACCTGATGTCATTCGATATCGACACAAGCGGTGTGAAGCAGGCGGACTATTCGCCCGAGATCCGCCAGAAAGAGCCCATCTAAACGTATTCCAGACGTCAATTCAATAAACGCGCAATAAACGCGCGGACCCGACGCAGGTCCGCGCGCGATAGCCCGTGCGCGGGCCGACATGGAGACTGACACGATGAAGAAGCGACTCGTTGCCGCGGCGGTAATGGCGGCTGTTTCGGGCATTGCCCACGCACAGAGCAGCGTTACGCTGTACGGCATCATCGATGACGGATTGCTGTTCAGCACGAACAGCAAAGGCGGCCACCTGTATAGCTTGTCGAGCAGCATTCTGCAGGGAAGCCGGTGGGGGCTGAGAGGCTCCGAAGATCTCGGCGGCGGACTAAAGGCGATTTTCGTACTGGAAAGCGGTTTCGATCCGAACACCGGCAAGCTCGCACAGGGTGGACTCGGCTTTGGCCGTCAAGCATTCGTTGGATTGGCCGGCAAATATGGATCGCTGGCGTTGGGACGCCAATACGATCTGGTTGTCGACTACGTCGGTATATTGGGTGTGGCGCGACAGTGGGGCGGCATCATCTCCGCGCATCCTGGCGACATCGATAACTTCAACAACGCTTATCGCGTCAATAACGCGATCAAGTACACGAGCGCGAACTATGTCGGTTTGACGTTTGGCGGCCTCTATAGCCTCGGTGGCTTGGCCGGAGACCTAACTCGCAATCAGATCTATTCGTTCGGTGCGCGCTATACGAATGGCCCACTGGAATTGGGTGCAGGGTATCTGAATGCACGCAACCCGAACGTCAGCTTCTTTGGCAATAGTACTTCCGGCGCGATTGCGACGAACGTATCGAACGTCACGTCGCCGGTGTACTCAGGATATGGGTCGGCGAATACCTATCAGGTGATTGCCGCGGGCGGCGCCTATACGTTCGGCTCGGCAACGCTCGGCGCGACGTATTCGAACATCCGGTTCCTGAATCTCGGCAGTTCGTATGCGTCCGCGTTTGCGGGGCAATCCGTCACGTTCAATAGCGCGGAACTCAATTTCCGCTATCAATTGACGCCCGCGTTACTGGTCGGCGCCGCGTATCACTATACGAAGGGCGGTGATATCGATGGACAGACCGGCGCCACGTATCAGCAGGGGCAAGTGGGCGTCGACTACTTTCTGTCGAAACGTACCGACGTTTATCTGATCGGTGTGTATCAGCACGCGTCGGGAAATGCGGTCGAGACTAATAGCAAGGGTGTCGACGTGGTGGTGCCGGCGGTGGCGGCGATCAATAATCTGACGCCATCGTCGAATCAGAATCAGGCGGCACTACGCGTCGGGATACGGCACAAGTTCTGATGAAGCGTGTGACATTGCCACACGCCACGTGTTGATTCAGAACTCGCTCCGATAGGCAAACAGACCGGGAAGTCCGCCGCTCATAACAAACAGAACTTTCTGTCCCGCCGCGTACTTCCCGCTGGTCACGTTTTCCACGACGCCCGCGAATGCTTTACCGCCATACACGGGATCGAGCAACAGACCTTCCTTTGAGGCCATCAGGCGAACAGCGGCGCGCATGCTGTCGGTCGGAATGCCGTAGCCCGGTCCTAACTGTGCTTCATCGATCGAGATCGCGTCGTCATTCACGCGCAGATTAGCGTTGATCAGCTGGACGGTCTGATTCGCCTTATCGAGCGTAACCGCATGTGTATGACTGCCATTGGCGAGTACGGTGAAGGCAGCAATACGCAACGGGTCAAGACCCATCGCGACAAAACCCGCGACCAGCCCCGCATGCATGCCGCCGCTTCCGTTAGGCACGACGATCCGGTCGAAAGACAAACCCTGCGCATGCGATTGAGCGACGATTTCCGCCGCGCAGTCCGCATAGCCGAGACAACCCGCCGGGCTCGAACCGCCGAGCGGACACACATAGACATTGCGGCCCTGCGCACGCAGTTCGTTGGCGCGATCCTCGGCGAATTGCAGTGCATTCGCGGAGCCGGGCAGATCGTGCACGCGCGCGCCGAACAGCGCATCGAGGACGATATTGCCGTTCTCTATATAGTCGTGATCGAACCGGGGTACGGCTCTCGTCAGCACGAGTTCGCAGGCGAGTCCGACGCGCGCGGCC
This region includes:
- a CDS encoding nuclear transport factor 2 family protein codes for the protein MTASPVSTTAVEIPVQQQLDAYNARDIDAFIAHWADDCEYYEFPSRLLARGTAQIRERHVARFKEPNLFGKLIQRSVIDNLVVDHEIVQRTFAEGPGEVDVLAIYEVENGKITKAWFKLGTPRLDAATRTHNPRD
- a CDS encoding LysR substrate-binding domain-containing protein; this translates as MSVVEQHLLARLRARHLALLVALADTLSIHRAADRLHMTQPAASKALRELEELFGTRLFERYSHGLRPTAATQIVIDHARIMLSEMQKLGGDLELLANGAQGKVRVGIMPVAIPGLLTRVLALMDKEAPRVVTEFHEGALDWMLAGLAQGKLDCIVGRLGEGTAAAPFCREVLFEEDVCIVARAGHPLAKRKKITPAMLAAADWIFPGADAPLRASIRSFFADCQIPSPIPKVESVSVLVNLQVLQETDWLAFLPHQIAVEYQKLGVLAVLEALNEWTMPAVGLVTRAETRPAPALQIFAQLVRRVGEEIGELRGRE
- a CDS encoding MBL fold metallo-hydrolase; this encodes MKVTLLGTGTPILNINRFGISVLVEAGTQKLLFDAGRGAAMRLHQQQVPLRDLSAIFISLLNSDHITGLPDIYATAPLPTDDGRLRKPMLLFGPDGIDNVARGTERFFKDQNRMRMLEGEVVEPATHIIAKRVEPGVVYEKDGVKVIAFLIEHGHVKPDYGYRVEYSGHAVVVTDDTTYSANLVAHAKDADLLVQSVAIGSRALEKAAPDYVNHFYGYLASPEKAARILKEAQPKLAVFAHISLYSKPGIPRASVDELRERIRSVYDGKFVIGEDLMSFDIDTSGVKQADYSPEIRQKEPI
- a CDS encoding porin yields the protein MKKRLVAAAVMAAVSGIAHAQSSVTLYGIIDDGLLFSTNSKGGHLYSLSSSILQGSRWGLRGSEDLGGGLKAIFVLESGFDPNTGKLAQGGLGFGRQAFVGLAGKYGSLALGRQYDLVVDYVGILGVARQWGGIISAHPGDIDNFNNAYRVNNAIKYTSANYVGLTFGGLYSLGGLAGDLTRNQIYSFGARYTNGPLELGAGYLNARNPNVSFFGNSTSGAIATNVSNVTSPVYSGYGSANTYQVIAAGGAYTFGSATLGATYSNIRFLNLGSSYASAFAGQSVTFNSAELNFRYQLTPALLVGAAYHYTKGGDIDGQTGATYQQGQVGVDYFLSKRTDVYLIGVYQHASGNAVETNSKGVDVVVPAVAAINNLTPSSNQNQAALRVGIRHKF
- a CDS encoding D-cysteine desulfhydrase family protein; this translates as MNSASLRTLDLSAFPRRALLEGPTPIQHLPRLSAHLGGADIYVKRDDVTGLGGGGNKLRKLEFLIGEALARGADTIITVGARQSNHARLTAAAAARVGLACELVLTRAVPRFDHDYIENGNIVLDALFGARVHDLPGSANALQFAEDRANELRAQGRNVYVCPLGGSSPAGCLGYADCAAEIVAQSHAQGLSFDRIVVPNGSGGMHAGLVAGFVAMGLDPLRIAAFTVLANGSHTHAVTLDKANQTVQLINANLRVNDDAISIDEAQLGPGYGIPTDSMRAAVRLMASKEGLLLDPVYGGKAFAGVVENVTSGKYAAGQKVLFVMSGGLPGLFAYRSEF